One region of Pyramidobacter sp. YE332 genomic DNA includes:
- a CDS encoding HDIG domain-containing metalloprotein — protein MKSEVGFDDECEILLNRPLDDRILPKELRELLDAAPLDTREQIVATVRSIHDDLQRNVNLSADEKDEFIWQRIGLIETNPSSANIIYQILVGLSEGDQKVDPDLTERIKSLAASDIEQTKHIFYAGDRIVNKGEIVTPQLARILKLQGYPEGRFPMTSLVFAVIVACISVLWIRKTMTHVFISTTYHGDWTYSFFLLLLGWLFQIGVIYWGVNGVGVFPVIAMIYLTLPDIGALNCAVAVTLSASIITSGYDVTAFAINAISGCAGAILGISLFKRNYSRSAVWIHVFVLGIAMLGVASVLQWGLTNLMSVRQAAIMFTACLLLSFMVIVLLPLLEILFDIVSPLQLVELTQPSHPLLKRMQVEAPGTYHHSQMVGNLAEAAAEKIGLNPMLLRAGACFHDIGKLKRPQSFIENQISGINAHDEMSPALSALVILSHVKDGLELADEYRLPSQIKAFIAEHHGTTCLTYFYRKALQAGLKADESQFCYPGPRPQSKETGVLMIADSTEAAARAESANIKGILDLTRLADNVVQSKISTGQLDEVPFTLKDLSDIKAALVSTLRSMYHTRDIKPLKSLPEEQGKETDDAHGSSNIVAVQAKAAAAKES, from the coding sequence ATGAAAAGCGAAGTCGGTTTTGACGATGAATGCGAGATCCTCTTGAACCGGCCGCTCGACGACAGGATTTTGCCCAAGGAACTCCGCGAGCTCTTGGATGCCGCGCCTCTGGACACACGGGAGCAGATTGTCGCTACCGTCCGTTCGATCCATGACGATCTTCAGCGCAACGTGAATTTGTCTGCGGACGAAAAGGACGAGTTCATATGGCAGCGTATCGGTCTGATAGAGACGAACCCTTCTTCCGCAAACATCATTTATCAGATTCTCGTCGGGCTGTCCGAAGGCGATCAAAAGGTCGACCCCGATCTGACGGAGCGTATAAAATCGCTGGCGGCCTCCGATATCGAACAGACCAAACACATATTTTATGCCGGCGACCGGATCGTCAACAAAGGGGAAATCGTGACGCCGCAGCTTGCGAGGATCTTGAAACTCCAAGGGTATCCCGAGGGGCGTTTCCCGATGACGTCCCTTGTCTTCGCCGTCATCGTGGCCTGTATAAGCGTCCTCTGGATCCGCAAGACCATGACCCACGTTTTTATAAGCACGACGTATCATGGAGACTGGACTTATTCGTTCTTTCTCTTGTTGTTGGGCTGGCTCTTTCAGATCGGCGTGATTTATTGGGGCGTCAACGGCGTCGGCGTTTTTCCCGTGATTGCGATGATCTACCTCACGCTTCCCGACATCGGCGCGTTGAATTGCGCTGTCGCCGTGACGTTGAGCGCGTCGATCATCACCTCGGGATACGATGTCACCGCGTTTGCCATCAATGCAATTTCGGGGTGCGCCGGAGCCATTTTGGGAATCTCCCTTTTCAAAAGGAATTATTCGCGCTCCGCCGTCTGGATCCATGTGTTCGTTCTCGGCATCGCGATGCTTGGGGTCGCCTCGGTGCTCCAATGGGGGTTGACCAATCTGATGAGCGTTCGTCAGGCGGCTATTATGTTTACGGCGTGCTTGCTGTTGAGCTTTATGGTTATCGTCTTGCTGCCGCTGCTGGAGATACTCTTCGATATCGTTTCTCCTTTGCAGCTCGTAGAGCTGACGCAGCCTTCCCATCCGCTGCTGAAAAGGATGCAGGTCGAGGCTCCCGGCACTTATCATCACAGCCAGATGGTGGGGAATCTGGCCGAGGCGGCGGCCGAGAAGATCGGTCTGAATCCGATGTTGCTCCGGGCGGGAGCCTGTTTTCATGACATTGGAAAGCTGAAACGGCCGCAATCGTTTATCGAGAACCAAATTTCGGGAATAAACGCTCATGATGAGATGTCGCCGGCTTTATCCGCGCTTGTGATCCTGTCGCATGTGAAAGACGGGCTGGAACTTGCCGACGAATATCGTCTGCCGTCGCAGATAAAAGCGTTTATCGCGGAACATCATGGCACGACCTGCCTGACGTATTTTTATCGAAAGGCGCTCCAGGCGGGGTTGAAAGCGGACGAGAGTCAATTCTGTTATCCCGGACCGAGGCCGCAAAGCAAGGAAACCGGCGTCCTGATGATTGCCGATTCGACGGAGGCCGCGGCCCGAGCGGAGAGCGCAAATATCAAGGGCATTCTCGATCTCACTCGCCTTGCCGACAACGTGGTGCAGTCCAAGATAAGCACCGGTCAGCTGGACGAAGTCCCCTTCACCCTGAAAGACCTCTCGGATATCAAAGCGGCGCTGGTCAGTACGTTGCGCTCGATGTATCATACGCGCGACATCAAACCGCTGAAATCGTTGCCTGAAGAGCAAGGAAAGGAGACTGACGATGCGCATGGCTCCTCGAACATTGTCGCGGTTCAAGCTAAAGCAGCGGCGGCGAAAGAATCCTGA
- the era gene encoding GTPase Era yields MQTDFRAGIVAVIGRPNVGKSSLLNRILKYKLSIVSAKPQTTRDNILGLYNGAASQILFVDTPGIHAPLNKLGERLVERAVSGLEDANVVLYVVTIDDRPEQSENDRILKVLRDYPSIPVVLAVNKVDLPGSRSKILPLIDRFTKKIKLRDVVPVSAKDGTNGEVLVRTLESLLPVAAPLYPDDMITDRTERFIAQELIREKIIASTDEEVPHSVAVEIEEFKSPDEYPERRDLFVRATVYVEREGQRAIILGRKGEKIKTIGTAARKALEEMTGHKTYLELWVKVNKGWRDSEKELKRLGYE; encoded by the coding sequence GTGCAGACAGATTTTCGTGCGGGAATCGTCGCCGTCATCGGCCGGCCCAATGTGGGCAAATCGTCGCTCCTCAATAGGATCCTCAAGTACAAGCTGTCGATCGTTTCTGCGAAACCCCAGACGACCCGCGACAACATTCTGGGGCTTTACAATGGAGCGGCGAGTCAGATCCTTTTCGTCGATACGCCCGGCATTCACGCTCCTTTGAACAAGCTCGGCGAACGTCTGGTCGAGCGCGCGGTCTCGGGGCTTGAGGATGCCAATGTCGTCCTTTATGTCGTGACGATCGACGATCGTCCCGAGCAGAGCGAAAACGACCGCATCCTGAAAGTCCTTCGCGATTATCCCAGCATCCCTGTCGTGTTGGCGGTCAATAAGGTGGACCTTCCCGGTTCCAGAAGCAAAATACTGCCTCTCATCGACCGTTTTACGAAGAAAATCAAGCTGCGCGACGTCGTTCCGGTATCGGCAAAAGACGGCACCAACGGCGAAGTTCTCGTCAGAACCCTTGAGAGCTTGCTTCCTGTCGCGGCGCCGCTCTATCCGGACGATATGATCACGGACAGGACGGAGCGTTTCATCGCGCAGGAACTGATTCGCGAAAAGATCATCGCGTCCACCGACGAGGAAGTGCCGCACAGCGTCGCCGTGGAGATCGAAGAGTTCAAGTCGCCCGACGAATACCCGGAGCGCAGGGACTTGTTCGTCCGCGCCACGGTCTATGTGGAGCGGGAAGGCCAACGAGCCATCATTCTCGGCAGAAAAGGGGAAAAGATCAAGACCATCGGCACGGCCGCCCGGAAAGCGCTGGAAGAGATGACGGGACATAAAACGTATCTTGAACTTTGGGTTAAGGTTAACAAAGGATGGAGAGACTCGGAAAAGGAATTGAAAAGACTGGGATACGAATAG
- the mazG gene encoding nucleoside triphosphate pyrophosphohydrolase, translating into MDKELGRFSELIETMKKLRSPDGCPWDRKQDYESLRPHIIEEAYELVDAIERRETDGNMKHVLEECGDLLLQVIFIGTIAEENGDFSIDDIPRIITEKLVRRHPHIFGTPSAEAHESAPAGWEEIKRQERQAEQTRDVSVLTGVPRRLPALTKAYRIQEKAAGVGFDWPQGEQTPVVEKIREELAEVCEVLDADKKQELAGEIGDLLFATVNLSRRCGIDPDLALSRTNAKFERRFRYIETQIEQDGKKWNDLSLNDLIYLWNQAKKASL; encoded by the coding sequence ATGGACAAGGAGCTCGGTCGTTTTTCCGAACTCATAGAGACCATGAAAAAACTGCGCTCTCCAGACGGCTGTCCCTGGGACCGCAAGCAGGATTACGAGTCTCTCCGTCCGCATATCATCGAAGAAGCCTACGAGTTGGTAGACGCCATTGAACGCCGCGAGACCGACGGGAACATGAAACACGTTCTTGAAGAATGCGGGGATTTGCTGCTTCAGGTGATTTTTATCGGCACCATTGCAGAGGAAAACGGCGATTTTTCAATCGACGACATTCCGAGGATCATAACCGAGAAACTCGTCCGCCGTCATCCCCACATTTTTGGCACGCCGTCGGCCGAGGCGCACGAGAGCGCTCCGGCCGGCTGGGAGGAAATAAAACGCCAGGAACGCCAGGCGGAACAGACACGGGACGTTTCCGTTTTGACGGGAGTGCCGCGCCGTCTGCCCGCTTTGACGAAGGCTTACAGGATTCAAGAGAAAGCCGCCGGCGTAGGATTCGATTGGCCTCAAGGAGAACAGACGCCGGTCGTGGAGAAGATCAGGGAAGAGCTCGCCGAAGTCTGCGAAGTCCTCGACGCTGATAAAAAACAGGAACTCGCCGGGGAAATCGGCGATCTCCTGTTTGCGACCGTGAACCTTTCACGGCGCTGCGGCATTGACCCGGACTTGGCTTTGTCAAGGACGAATGCGAAATTCGAACGTCGGTTCCGTTATATTGAAACGCAGATTGAGCAGGACGGCAAAAAATGGAATGACCTTTCATTGAACGATTTAATATATTTATGGAATCAAGCGAAGAAAGCTTCCTTGTGA
- a CDS encoding hemolysin family protein, with the protein MTSFVVLLLTVVFLVMLSGYLSVGEAAISSVSAAKAQAFGEDNAKLAPLVDWELAERQKVIIAILVAHNLFSVAASSFATVLATDFWGEKGVFWATVIMTILMVLFADFLPKCIGMALGERNFNVILPGLRAVSVVFSPLIWILEKIVAFFSGLFHVDMTLESAVVTRDEIEQLVKHGEESGAIEASERRMIDGVIAFDETRVSEIMVPRVSMDALEVNETIADVVSLMQNWEHSRIPVFRETPDDIVGVVYLKDMIPYLRAGKMDTPLSAFMRRALFVPETMKVNDLFGMMRGKHVHFAVVVDEYGGTAGIVTLEDLLEEIVGDIRDEYDEESAPIVQLNENSYRVKCTESLEDLGAVVGYDFDCNDVDSVGGYVLDKFMGFPEKGDIYRDDDWTIKVTDVGEHRVNEVIFTRSAHEVQKERHTKAQEE; encoded by the coding sequence ATGACGTCTTTTGTCGTCCTCCTTTTGACCGTCGTCTTTCTCGTGATGCTGAGCGGCTATCTGAGCGTGGGCGAAGCGGCGATTTCTTCGGTCAGCGCAGCCAAGGCCCAGGCATTCGGCGAAGACAACGCAAAACTGGCTCCGCTGGTTGATTGGGAACTTGCTGAAAGACAAAAAGTGATTATTGCCATCTTGGTGGCGCATAATCTCTTTTCCGTCGCCGCCAGTTCATTCGCGACGGTCTTGGCGACGGACTTCTGGGGTGAAAAAGGCGTTTTTTGGGCTACGGTCATCATGACGATCCTCATGGTCCTTTTTGCCGACTTCCTGCCCAAATGTATCGGTATGGCCCTCGGTGAAAGGAATTTCAACGTCATCCTGCCGGGCTTGCGCGCGGTTTCCGTCGTCTTCAGCCCCCTTATTTGGATTTTGGAGAAGATCGTGGCCTTTTTCAGCGGCTTGTTTCACGTCGATATGACGCTGGAAAGCGCGGTCGTCACACGGGATGAAATAGAACAGCTTGTAAAACACGGAGAAGAATCCGGGGCTATCGAAGCTTCGGAACGCAGAATGATCGACGGCGTTATCGCTTTCGACGAGACCAGAGTGTCGGAGATCATGGTCCCTCGCGTGTCCATGGACGCGCTGGAGGTGAATGAGACTATCGCCGACGTCGTTTCTCTCATGCAAAATTGGGAACATTCGAGGATTCCCGTCTTTCGCGAAACGCCGGACGACATCGTCGGCGTCGTTTACCTCAAAGACATGATTCCCTATCTGCGGGCCGGCAAGATGGATACCCCTCTCAGCGCTTTTATGCGGCGGGCGCTCTTCGTCCCGGAAACGATGAAAGTCAATGACCTGTTCGGCATGATGCGCGGCAAACACGTTCATTTTGCGGTGGTCGTGGATGAATATGGCGGCACGGCGGGAATCGTCACTCTTGAAGACCTGCTTGAAGAGATTGTCGGTGATATACGCGACGAATACGACGAGGAGTCGGCCCCTATCGTGCAGTTGAACGAGAACTCGTACCGGGTGAAATGCACGGAGTCGCTCGAGGATCTCGGAGCCGTCGTGGGATACGACTTTGACTGCAATGACGTTGATTCCGTCGGCGGCTATGTTCTCGACAAGTTTATGGGGTTTCCCGAGAAAGGCGATATTTACCGCGATGATGACTGGACGATAAAGGTCACTGACGTAGGAGAACATCGCGTGAATGAAGTCATCTTTACGCGATCCGCGCATGAAGTTCAGAAGGAACGTCACACCAAAGCGCAGGAGGAATGA
- a CDS encoding hemolysin family protein — MDALPQLCTAIVILLFLSAFFSASEMALTAASSTRMKLLAEEYPFLERFVDWVNEDRYQAISAILVGNNLVNVAASVTATALATSLIDEHGVASAVVVMSILIIIFGEVIPKCVAMAKGERLLVVALPLVRFFSWLVTPLIWGMEQFARIASYITGLDLSLKDSFVTKEEIGQVVKIGEASGAIEESERQMIDGVISFDEIRVSEIMIPRTQMHMIESERTVDDALQFIEKMGDSRVPVFTDTPDHIDGIVLVKDLLAALMKGQKNEPVTKFMRTPLFVPETMYVPKLFRIMQNVRMHMAVVVDEYGGTAGLITLEDLLEEIVGEIQDEYDKEEQTVTRLSDDSYRAKASISLEELNDVLNSHFVCDDVDTLGGFLLDQFGDFPREGDTVALDGWLFEIVSMDGHRINDVVIRRDTSEAGE, encoded by the coding sequence TTGGACGCTTTGCCTCAATTATGTACGGCGATAGTTATTCTGTTGTTCCTTTCGGCTTTTTTCAGTGCGTCCGAGATGGCGCTGACGGCCGCCAGCAGCACGAGAATGAAATTGCTGGCCGAGGAATATCCCTTTCTGGAACGCTTCGTAGATTGGGTCAATGAGGACCGGTATCAGGCGATTTCGGCGATTCTCGTCGGCAACAATCTTGTCAACGTGGCGGCGAGCGTTACCGCCACGGCGCTGGCGACGTCGTTGATTGACGAACACGGCGTCGCTTCCGCCGTCGTCGTGATGAGCATTTTGATCATCATTTTCGGCGAAGTGATTCCCAAGTGCGTGGCGATGGCGAAGGGCGAACGCCTGCTTGTCGTGGCTCTCCCGCTCGTGCGTTTTTTCAGCTGGCTCGTGACGCCGTTGATCTGGGGGATGGAGCAGTTTGCGAGAATAGCCAGTTACATCACGGGTTTGGACCTTTCTCTGAAAGATTCTTTCGTTACCAAAGAGGAAATAGGGCAAGTCGTGAAGATCGGCGAAGCCTCCGGCGCGATCGAAGAATCCGAACGCCAGATGATCGACGGCGTCATTTCCTTTGACGAGATCCGCGTCTCCGAGATCATGATCCCCCGTACTCAGATGCACATGATCGAATCGGAGCGGACGGTGGACGACGCGCTTCAGTTTATTGAAAAGATGGGGGATTCCCGGGTTCCCGTTTTTACGGACACCCCGGATCACATCGACGGGATCGTTCTCGTCAAGGATCTGCTTGCGGCCTTGATGAAAGGGCAAAAAAACGAGCCGGTCACCAAGTTCATGAGGACGCCGCTGTTCGTGCCCGAAACGATGTACGTGCCCAAGCTCTTCAGAATAATGCAAAACGTCCGTATGCACATGGCGGTCGTCGTCGACGAGTACGGCGGCACGGCGGGACTGATCACTCTCGAGGATCTTCTGGAGGAGATCGTCGGCGAAATCCAGGATGAATACGATAAAGAAGAACAAACGGTGACACGTCTCTCCGATGATTCTTACAGAGCGAAAGCCAGTATTTCCCTTGAAGAGCTCAACGACGTTCTGAACAGTCATTTCGTCTGCGACGACGTCGACACGTTGGGAGGGTTTTTACTGGATCAGTTCGGCGATTTTCCCCGCGAAGGGGATACCGTCGCGTTGGACGGCTGGCTTTTCGAGATCGTCAGCATGGATGGCCATCGGATTAATGACGTTGTGATCCGCAGGGACACATCGGAGGCAGGAGAATAG
- a CDS encoding PhoH family protein, which translates to MQLECSDPALLMRICGRDDENLEFLESKRKVRVLRRGELITVAGDEEKDVRQAHALLLQVRDAAQDGHQFRLQDFRYMLETLRKNGRVDIASLYSELLCITYRGKPVRPRTARQLEYVKAMEKNTVIFGIGPAGTGKTYLAVCQAVNQLKNGNVSRVILVRPAVEAGESLGFLPGDLREKVEPYLRPLYDAFFELLSPEKFARYADKGIIEIAPLAYMRGRTLNDSFVILDEAQNTTPEQMKMFLTRIGFGSKAVITGDLTQVDLPNGKQSGLRLVQGILKDIEGISFIHLQNEDVVRHEIVQKIVAAYDRYEASQKK; encoded by the coding sequence ATGCAGTTGGAATGTTCTGATCCCGCGCTGTTGATGAGAATCTGCGGACGGGACGACGAAAACCTCGAATTTCTCGAGTCAAAGCGAAAGGTCCGCGTTCTCAGGCGGGGAGAACTGATCACCGTCGCCGGAGATGAAGAAAAAGACGTACGTCAGGCCCATGCCCTTTTGTTGCAGGTGCGCGATGCGGCGCAGGATGGCCACCAGTTTCGCCTGCAGGATTTTCGCTATATGCTTGAGACTCTGCGCAAGAACGGCCGTGTCGATATCGCTTCGCTCTATTCGGAACTGCTGTGCATCACTTACCGGGGCAAGCCTGTCAGGCCGCGTACCGCCCGGCAGCTTGAATACGTAAAGGCGATGGAGAAGAACACGGTGATTTTCGGGATTGGACCGGCAGGGACGGGGAAAACGTATCTTGCGGTCTGTCAGGCCGTGAATCAGCTTAAAAACGGAAACGTGAGCCGCGTCATCCTTGTGCGCCCGGCAGTCGAGGCGGGCGAAAGTCTGGGTTTTTTGCCCGGCGATCTTCGTGAAAAGGTGGAACCTTACCTCCGCCCGTTATACGACGCTTTTTTTGAACTTCTTTCCCCCGAAAAATTCGCCCGTTACGCTGACAAAGGGATCATTGAAATCGCCCCTCTTGCTTACATGCGGGGGCGGACCCTCAACGACAGCTTTGTCATCCTCGACGAGGCTCAAAATACAACGCCCGAACAAATGAAGATGTTCCTGACTCGTATCGGTTTTGGTTCCAAGGCGGTCATTACCGGCGATCTCACTCAGGTTGACCTGCCTAACGGCAAGCAGTCGGGACTGAGACTCGTTCAGGGGATCCTCAAAGATATCGAAGGGATTTCTTTTATCCACCTGCAAAATGAAGACGTGGTGCGGCACGAGATTGTCCAAAAAATTGTCGCTGCCTATGATCGATATGAGGCATCACAGAAGAAATAA
- the ybeY gene encoding rRNA maturation RNase YbeY: MRMAPRTLSRFKLKQRRRKNPEVRILIASDIDQDPLLTLAKTNIATFERLAADLYDVHWPAWRAHGGLQISLQFLDETRMAEVNDEYRQVHAPTDVLSFPFFEKEGRFAPDAQLPPLLLGDIVVCPAVVRKNAVEHHVSGESELALVVFHGMLHLLAWDHDTPEKQERMWSVQEHFRDLFLKGLSAPAAGNAGREKK, encoded by the coding sequence ATGCGCATGGCTCCTCGAACATTGTCGCGGTTCAAGCTAAAGCAGCGGCGGCGAAAGAATCCTGAAGTCCGCATTCTCATCGCCAGTGACATCGATCAGGATCCCCTGCTGACGTTGGCAAAAACGAATATCGCCACTTTCGAAAGGCTGGCGGCGGACTTATATGACGTACATTGGCCAGCGTGGCGCGCGCATGGGGGACTGCAGATCTCTCTGCAGTTCCTGGATGAGACGCGGATGGCCGAAGTGAACGATGAATACCGTCAGGTCCACGCCCCAACGGATGTGTTGAGCTTCCCTTTTTTTGAGAAAGAAGGCAGGTTTGCCCCCGACGCTCAGCTGCCGCCTCTTCTCCTCGGCGATATTGTGGTGTGTCCCGCGGTCGTTAGAAAGAACGCCGTGGAACATCATGTATCGGGAGAATCGGAACTGGCGCTCGTTGTTTTTCACGGCATGCTGCACCTTCTGGCATGGGATCACGACACGCCGGAGAAACAAGAGAGAATGTGGAGCGTGCAGGAACATTTCAGAGATCTTTTTCTGAAGGGACTGTCCGCTCCGGCTGCCGGTAACGCGGGGCGCGAGAAAAAATGA
- a CDS encoding pyruvate carboxylase subunit B: MPPAEEPAAQESAREISATRRVEITETVLRDAHQSLMATRMSLDDMLPVLDQMDEIGYHSLEVWGGATFDACMRFLDEDPWERLRTLKKHFKKTKLQMLLRGQNLVGYRHYADDTAKEFVKRAVGNGIDIIRIFDALNDLRNVEVTAAQTKAEGAHLQLCIAYTTSPVHTVEAFVKLASQMKDLGADSICIKDMAGLLTPTAAKELVYGIKQATALPIQVHSHYTCGLAGLAYYAAIEAGADVIDCALSPFSMGTSQPCTETFVAALAGSQWDTGLDIRRLTPISNHFKKIRSKYDKIFVKVQGANTDILLAQIPGGMYSNLVNQLKEAGQQDKLSQVLEEVPYVRAAMGYPPLVTPSSQIVGTQATLNVLSGERWKIIPKEVYNIFKGMYGQTPAPMDPEIQKKVLGGDKPITCRPADLIEPELEKARKEVASWITQPEDVLTYVLFPAVAKEFLVKKYARETMTDIGLNEFVDGSAYPV, from the coding sequence ATGCCGCCGGCCGAAGAGCCTGCCGCACAGGAGAGCGCCCGCGAAATTTCCGCAACGCGCAGGGTGGAGATCACTGAAACAGTGCTCCGCGACGCTCATCAGTCGCTGATGGCTACGCGCATGTCCCTTGATGACATGCTCCCGGTACTGGATCAGATGGACGAGATCGGCTACCATTCCTTGGAAGTCTGGGGCGGAGCGACCTTTGACGCCTGCATGCGTTTCCTCGACGAAGATCCCTGGGAAAGACTGCGCACCCTGAAGAAACATTTTAAGAAGACCAAGCTGCAAATGCTTTTGAGAGGGCAGAATCTCGTGGGATACCGTCATTACGCCGACGATACCGCCAAAGAGTTCGTGAAGCGGGCCGTTGGCAACGGTATTGACATCATCAGGATTTTCGACGCTCTGAACGACCTTCGCAACGTCGAAGTGACGGCTGCCCAGACAAAGGCGGAAGGAGCGCACCTTCAGCTCTGCATCGCCTATACGACTTCTCCGGTGCATACGGTAGAGGCCTTTGTGAAATTGGCTTCGCAGATGAAAGACCTTGGCGCCGATTCGATTTGCATCAAGGACATGGCCGGGTTGTTGACGCCGACGGCTGCCAAGGAACTGGTCTATGGCATCAAACAGGCGACGGCGCTGCCGATCCAGGTGCATTCGCACTATACGTGCGGGCTCGCAGGACTGGCTTATTACGCCGCGATCGAAGCCGGCGCCGATGTCATCGACTGTGCTTTGTCTCCCTTCTCGATGGGGACCAGTCAGCCGTGCACCGAGACCTTTGTGGCCGCCCTTGCCGGCAGTCAGTGGGACACGGGGCTCGATATCCGTCGGCTGACGCCGATTTCCAATCATTTCAAGAAGATACGCTCTAAATACGACAAGATCTTCGTAAAGGTCCAGGGCGCGAATACGGATATTCTGCTCGCGCAGATTCCCGGCGGCATGTATTCGAATCTCGTGAACCAGCTGAAAGAAGCCGGGCAGCAGGATAAGCTGTCGCAAGTCCTGGAGGAAGTCCCTTATGTCCGCGCGGCCATGGGGTATCCGCCCCTGGTGACGCCAAGCAGCCAGATTGTCGGCACGCAGGCCACGCTTAACGTGCTTTCCGGAGAGCGGTGGAAAATCATTCCCAAGGAAGTGTATAATATCTTCAAGGGAATGTATGGCCAGACGCCCGCGCCGATGGACCCGGAAATCCAGAAAAAAGTTCTTGGCGGGGATAAGCCGATCACCTGCCGTCCCGCCGACCTTATCGAGCCGGAGCTGGAAAAGGCCCGAAAAGAAGTGGCGTCATGGATCACCCAGCCCGAGGACGTGCTGACCTATGTGCTTTTCCCGGCGGTCGCCAAGGAGTTTCTGGTGAAGAAGTACGCCCGCGAAACGATGACCGATATCGGCCTGAACGAGTTCGTGGATGGTTCAGCATATCCCGTGTAA